The Roseibium sp. Sym1 nucleotide sequence AGCGAATCCGGGCGATCTGATCCAGATCACCTCTGTAGAAGGCGACACTTGCCGAGCTTTAAGGCGAAAGAAATGAAGGGCTTGAAGACCTATTTCACGACATTTTTCACCAATCCGTTCATCATGGTTTTTTTCTGCCTTGGCCTGGCACTGTCGTTCATCGGCTTCAGGGCCATGTATCATTTCTATGAGGGGAATTATACCGTTCCGGTTGTGGCAACCGTCGTCAAAACCGCCAAAATAGAGGTAACGAATTCAGGCGGTCGGTTGAATCAGGGCTATCAAATTCACTACAGCTACCAACATGAAGGTCAAGGGTATCAATCAGACCGGTACAGCTATAGCTACGATACCCCGAAAGATGTGCTCCAGTTTGAGCCCGGCGATACACTTACGGCCTATGTCAATCCGGAGAACCCGAATTACGCCGTGATAGAAAATGAATTCACCTGGACCAATATTGCCGCATGCGTTCTGGGAGTGTTCCTGATCCTGTGGGCATTTGTTGTTCACGGCAGAATGTCGCTCTGATATCGGGGGGGGGGAGGCGCAAATTACCCCGCGTGGGGTAAGCGGTGATCGTCTTTGTTCAATATCGTCCCTGGTCGCACCAGGGGATTGACCGTGACAATGAACACCGAAGATGCCTTCAAAATGATCGGCTGGATTTACGACGCGTCGCTGGATGCCGAGCAATGGCCGGACTTGCTGTGCAGCTTTGCCGATGCCTGTCGCATGGAAAATGCGG carries:
- a CDS encoding DUF3592 domain-containing protein, encoding MPSFKAKEMKGLKTYFTTFFTNPFIMVFFCLGLALSFIGFRAMYHFYEGNYTVPVVATVVKTAKIEVTNSGGRLNQGYQIHYSYQHEGQGYQSDRYSYSYDTPKDVLQFEPGDTLTAYVNPENPNYAVIENEFTWTNIAACVLGVFLILWAFVVHGRMSL